TATGGTTTTCCATCCAAGAAAAACGACACAAGAAAAGGACAGCCTGAGAGAGGGTTCTCCCGCTGGCTGTCCTTTTGCTTAATTAAAGTCTTTTTCTGTTATTTATTTTTCAGAGCTAGATATTTTTTCTCGGGGCATTCTTTTGGCTAAAAAGATTGTTGTGTATTTTTTGATTAAATAGACGAGCAATACCACCACTACAATACACAATACGAATCTCATCGAATATTTAGAAATCATATTTATTAATTTTTCAAACTGATCGCTGAAGACGCGGCCAATCATCACATAAGTCAGCACCCACAATAAGGCTCCTAAATGATTAAAAAATAAAAATGAACGTAAACGGATGCCTGACATCCCTGCGAAATAGCCTGTAAAATGACGAAATCCCGGGATGAAATAGCTGATCAATAACAGCTTGCTTCCGTACTTTTCAAACCACATCATTAGCTTTTCTAGTCGTTTAGCATTTAATAAAATGTACTTTCCGTATTTCGTAAAGAAGGGCATTCCCAGCTTCTTTCCCAAATAATAAGTAATCGTCGTACCTACCGTAGCACCAAGAAACGCACAAGCAATAACGATTATTAGATTAAAATGACCAATGGCTGCCCAGTGCCCTGAAAAAGCCATCGCGAGCTCCCCAGGAAAAGGGAGTGCTAGTGATTCCGTAAACAAACCGAGAAACAACACCAAATACCCATATTGCTCAAAAATATGATTAATCCATTCCATTCTAATGCTCCTTGATGCTGAGTATTTGCTCACTGATTTGGTGACAACGAAATCTCCTTTGAGTCTTTTCCATTGTAACCGAAGATGGGGTTCAATCCCAATTGATCCTCGTCGGGGAAACTGTCGAGCTTATGTCTAGTTTTTACTAGACTTAAGTCTAGGTTGCCGTGAATCTCACAAGCATACTAGGTAGTCTATCTCCAGCATTTAATTGTGGTCGGCGGGAAACAGCACTATCCAACATACGGCTAACGAACTCAGCAACTCTTATATGCGCAAAATATAATAGTTTTATTTTGTAACGAACTCCGGACACGTTAAATCGAGCAAATCAGCTCCATTCCTCCTGCAAACCACACTATAGCTCCACTGGAGTTTAGACCAAATAAGAAGCCATTTTATCGGTAATAAACACGATACAGTTCGTTAAAAAGACCGGCACCCACTCACAGGTA
This portion of the Cohnella abietis genome encodes:
- a CDS encoding DedA family protein, with the translated sequence MEWINHIFEQYGYLVLFLGLFTESLALPFPGELAMAFSGHWAAIGHFNLIIVIACAFLGATVGTTITYYLGKKLGMPFFTKYGKYILLNAKRLEKLMMWFEKYGSKLLLISYFIPGFRHFTGYFAGMSGIRLRSFLFFNHLGALLWVLTYVMIGRVFSDQFEKLINMISKYSMRFVLCIVVVVLLVYLIKKYTTIFLAKRMPREKISSSEK